In the bacterium genome, one interval contains:
- a CDS encoding metallopeptidase family protein → MPIEINPGEFRRLVSEALTRLPEEFAAAMKNVAVVVEEEPSVEDLESVGLDPEEDDLYGLYHGVPLPERGPDAPVLPDRIAIYRLPILWDCETRQQVIDEVRTTVIHELGHYFGLDEDELPA, encoded by the coding sequence ATGCCGATCGAGATCAACCCCGGCGAGTTCCGCCGGCTGGTGAGCGAGGCGCTGACCCGTCTGCCCGAGGAGTTCGCGGCGGCGATGAAGAACGTCGCGGTCGTCGTCGAGGAGGAACCGAGCGTCGAGGACCTCGAATCCGTCGGCCTCGATCCCGAGGAGGACGACCTCTACGGGCTCTACCACGGCGTGCCGCTGCCCGAGCGCGGCCCGGACGCGCCCGTGCTCCCCGACCGCATCGCGATCTACCGGCTGCCGATCCTCTGGGACTGCGAGACGCGCCAGCAGGTGATCGACGAGGTGCGCACGACCGTCATCCACGAGCTGGGCCACTACTTCGGCCTCGACGAGGACGAATTGCCGGCCTGA